In the genome of Phycisphaerales bacterium, one region contains:
- a CDS encoding zf-TFIIB domain-containing protein, whose translation MRCGRCDYRLWNLVQRRCPECGSPFRPSQFEFAPSAVEFCCPQCGQRYFGTDDRGHLDPPEFDCVRCGQHLHMDSMVIRPCATDHDVEAMAAGNPWLERRRSGHVRAWFATVGLALLHPMQLMAQTPQRGRNGGAWGFALLTHFLISALVVPPACVASSYLNGLGPPTSEDWVIAMLLIPALALAVLLLMLLWALLTHGVLRLTGRVDGGVGRTLRAFCYASGANIGTAIPGLGLFSGWLWWLVASVQMVRAAQRVSVLRAACATLLLPVAVLLAGIVFNVLWFAVWLPAARAAAFWFPTGPFTMVGPGGMGMVPVGAPPLQSGHAETLAANTALLDYANTYGQGFGPVHAAELVLTLQMEALDFVLPDTGTYLWHVPIGTVTLSDFEDAEPAVQRRLVDTAVAAQPTDVSAHRVGDLVFVYHRIDLHSAPGALWLVLASPDPDHNNAVASASVIVGLASNQLIEFTSADFPAARAAQNALRAAAGYPAIPNPWEVTHAEPARTGPDTAPGGAE comes from the coding sequence CTGCGACTACCGGCTCTGGAACCTCGTTCAGCGCCGCTGCCCGGAGTGCGGCTCTCCCTTCCGTCCCAGCCAGTTCGAGTTTGCCCCGAGCGCCGTAGAATTCTGCTGCCCGCAATGTGGGCAGCGCTACTTCGGCACCGACGACCGCGGACACCTCGATCCCCCGGAGTTCGATTGTGTCCGTTGCGGTCAACACCTTCACATGGACAGCATGGTCATCCGGCCGTGTGCCACCGACCACGACGTGGAGGCCATGGCGGCGGGCAATCCCTGGCTGGAGCGCCGCCGTTCCGGCCACGTGCGGGCCTGGTTTGCCACGGTGGGGCTGGCACTGCTGCATCCAATGCAACTCATGGCGCAAACGCCCCAGCGCGGGCGCAATGGCGGGGCGTGGGGTTTTGCCTTGCTTACCCACTTCCTGATCTCCGCGCTGGTGGTTCCTCCTGCATGCGTCGCATCCAGCTATCTGAACGGACTCGGGCCTCCGACATCCGAAGACTGGGTCATCGCGATGCTGTTGATTCCGGCACTAGCCCTGGCGGTGCTGCTTCTCATGCTACTGTGGGCCTTGCTTACGCACGGTGTACTGCGACTCACCGGCCGCGTGGACGGCGGAGTCGGGCGCACGCTGCGGGCGTTCTGTTACGCCTCGGGTGCCAACATCGGTACGGCCATTCCCGGTCTCGGCCTGTTCAGCGGTTGGCTGTGGTGGCTGGTGGCCAGTGTGCAGATGGTACGCGCGGCGCAGCGCGTGTCGGTGCTGCGCGCCGCCTGCGCCACGCTGCTGTTGCCCGTGGCGGTTCTCCTGGCGGGTATCGTCTTCAACGTGCTGTGGTTTGCGGTATGGCTGCCGGCCGCCCGCGCGGCGGCCTTCTGGTTTCCGACGGGTCCGTTCACGATGGTGGGTCCAGGGGGAATGGGCATGGTGCCCGTTGGCGCACCGCCGCTCCAAAGTGGGCACGCCGAAACGCTGGCTGCCAACACGGCCCTATTGGACTATGCAAACACCTACGGCCAGGGCTTCGGCCCGGTGCATGCGGCCGAACTCGTATTGACGCTCCAGATGGAGGCACTCGACTTCGTCTTGCCCGATACCGGCACGTATCTCTGGCACGTGCCAATCGGGACCGTCACGTTGTCGGACTTCGAGGACGCGGAGCCAGCCGTGCAGCGCCGGCTCGTGGATACGGCGGTGGCCGCGCAACCCACTGACGTGAGTGCCCACCGCGTCGGTGACCTTGTGTTCGTGTACCACCGCATCGATCTACACAGCGCGCCTGGCGCACTCTGGCTGGTCCTCGCAAGTCCGGACCCTGACCACAACAATGCTGTGGCGAGTGCATCCGTCATTGTCGGTCTGGCGAGTAACCAGTTGATCGAGTTCACCTCCGCTGACTTTCCCGCCGCCCGCGCTGCGCAGAATGCACTGCGTGCCGC